CTTGGCGCGGTCAAAGGCTTTGCCGATGGCTCTCTCGGTTCGACGACCGCTTACTTCTTTCAACCCTACGTAGACGCGCCGAACACGCGCGGCCTGCTCTCCGACGAGATGCAACCCATTAGCGGAATGCGCGAGCGACTCACCGGAGCAGATCGAGCAGGGTTGCAGCTCTGTATCCACGCGATTGGCGACCAGGCGATTTCAACTGTGCTCGATATGTTTCAGGACATCCAAAAAGTCAACGGCAGCCGCGACCGCCGATGGCGCATTGAGCACGCCCAGCACATGGCGCCAAAAGACTTTCAGCGCTTCGCGAACTTGCGCGTGATTGCATCGATGCAGCCATACCACGCCATTGATGACGGGCAATGGGCCGACCGGCGCATCGGTCCGATTCGCGCCCGGACGACTTACGCCTTCCGAACGTTCTTGGACAATGGTGTGCGCCTCGCATTTGGCACGGATTGGACCGTCGCACCGCTGAATCCCATGATGGGCCTCTATGCTGCCGTTACCCGTGCCACGCTTGATGGTAAGCATCCCAATGGCTGGGTGCCTGAACAAAAAATCAAAATCGAAGAAGCCATCGAGGCCTACACCATGGGCTCAGCCTACGCAGAATTCCAGGAAAAGGAAAAAGGATCGATTACCCCCGGCAAGCTCGCCGATCTGGTGCTCGTGAGCGACGATTTGTTGAAGATCGATCCGCCTGCAATTCGCGACGCCAAAGTCGAAATGACCATGGTCGATGGCAAAATCGTCTACGGCGGGCCGCCGCAGTAGCTCGCCGGGCGGCCGAAGAGTGAAACCACGAAGGACACGAAGGAGCACGAAGAAAAAACTTAGGGACTCTCCTTCGTGTACCTTCGTGTCCTTTGTGGTTAGCTCTTGCCTCAGGCACGAAGTCGCGGAAATTAGGGCTTGCTTTCCTTCGAACCAGCTTCCAGTAGACGCTTGGTGAGAAGCACTAGGCCGATGATCTGAGTCCATTCTGAAACGATGTTCCCAACCACCTGTCCCCATTTGGAATTTGCTTCCATCGACTTGAACAGAAGTATCCACGCGATTCCTGTCACTACCAGGAAGATGGTGAGCGAGTGGTCGTCGAGAAAGCAGAGCACGCGATTCACCGGCTCCTTCCGTGGCTTGCGGCTCTCCGCAGAGCCCTTTTCGTACATGTGCTTGGTTGCGAGAACGGTTACTACGACGCCTGACCAATCCGCGATGGCGTTGCCGAAGAAGGATCCGAAATGGGTGCTGGGATCGGAGTAGATGTAGAGCACAGTCCAGAGCAGCACGATCGCCGCGGTCGTGAGGCTAAGCGAGTGTCGACGCAGAAAACTCTGTCTCTGACGATTCGTGGCAGGCATTTGTAAACGCAGATTACTTCAGAGCGTCTCGGAGTTGCTCGACTTCTTTACGAGAATGGAAATGCCGGCGGGAGCCAAGGTCGTTCTCGAGAATTCGGATGAGTTCTGAATCTGGCAGTGCACGCGTTATCTGTAGCAGGCGATCGAGTTCAGATCGGACGATAGCTGTTTCGCGTTCGTCAGCGTCCCGGCGAAAGGCTCGAGCAGCGGCAAGAAGCGAATCGTATTCGAGAGCGCTGTCCTCATGCAGATACCCGCGCAGGAAGTTGCTCAAAGCGGAGTAATCCGTGGGATCGATTTTGGAACGACCGCTAGTTCTCATGCAGGTTTCCAGCAGTCTGGATAACTGGTAAGTACGTAGTAGTCACTCGCGCTTACGAACTTCAAGACTGCCACCGCGTGCGAGCATGGGAACGATTGTGTCTCCCCACGCCTCACGCTTCTTCCGATCGGAGAGTTGCTGTCGTAATCGAGTACCAGATTGGAATGGCCGCCAGGCCTCTGCAGCCAGCGATCGATCTTTTCAGTGTTTTCGCGAATGGCGGCGGCGACTGCCATCTCCGCCGTCGCTCGGTCGGTGTACGAAGAAGCCGCCGAGACATCTTCGCTTTGAACCCGCTCGCGCAGCTCAGCGTCGGTCTTCCCCACATGACGCTGCAAAGTGTGCCCTCCGCGCCCTTCATCGCGCGTCAGGTCGTGGCGGTTACTCGCATCGAGCGACACGCGCTCGACGGGTTGCCTCGCGGGAACGACAGGTTCGTGATTTCCGGAGACCAGTCGAAATCCCGCATAACCAATCAGCAGCACGGTAATGCCCGCTAATCTCGTCTTTGTAGCTCTCTTCACGACAGCCATTGTAAGGCGCAAATCGATCTGTGTAAGAACCATCCGCTATTCAAGAACCCTCATCCAACCCTCCAGAGAAGAGGGCATGTATCTGCTACGTGTGTGGAGAGCATTCTTAAAGGCGTTTAAGGACGTTGACCAGCACCACCTGCTGGCCTTCGCCGGCAGTCTTGCCTACTACTTCTTCATGTCGCTGATCCCGTTTCTGATCTTCCTGGCCAGCCTGCTCGTCTACATTCCCATCCCGGGACTGTTCGACTACATTCTCGGCGGACTCTCGCACATGTTTCCTCCTGACTCGATGGCGATGGTTCGCAAAGTGCTCGCCGACCTCATAAACACGAACCGCAAGAGCTTCCTGTCATTCGGGATTATTGGCACGATCTGGTCGGCCTCGGGCGGCTTCAGCGCGATGATCGAAGCATTGAACGTGGCTTATGACGTGCAGGAGGGACGCCCATTCTGGAAGACTCGATCGCTCGCTTTGCTGCTAACGATTATCGTTGGAGCGTTGGTGACGATTTTGCTTTTCGCGATGTTCTTCGGCCCGCAATGGGGAGGAGCACTGGCGGCCAAGCTGCACCTGAGTCCTTTGTTTACCGCGAGCTGGTTTTATTTTCGCTGGGTGCTAGCCGCATTGTGCGCGCTCTTGTCGGTCGAGGTCATCTACTACCTGGCGCCTAACGTCGAGCAGCGCCACTTCCCGCAAACCATTCCCGGATCGGTAATGGCTGTCCTGCTGTGGGTTGGTGCTTCCTACGCTCTCGGCTTCTACCTTCAGCACTTTGCTCAACTCAGTAAGAGCTACGGCACATTGGGGGCCGTCGTAGGCCTGCTGCTATGGCTCTATGTTTCCAGCGCTGCGATCCTGATCGGCGCCGAAGTCAATGCTGAACTGGCGAGAGCGGTTGGCAAGGAGCCTCCGGTGAAAGAGGCGGTTGAGCCCGGGAAGGAAGAGATACCTCAGATTCGGCGCGCGAGTTGAGTCCTCGGGCATCGGCCGCTCTTAGAATGCAAGCGTGGTGTAGAAGGTCTCTCAGGCCTCAGCACAGCTCAAGATTGACGCGGACTCTTTGCGAGTGAATCTTTAGCCGCAAACCAAATTGCGGAGGCATTCTGATCTCAGTGCAGGAGGATATCGAGACGAGCATAGAATTACTGACTAGTTACTAGTTATTCTCTCGGGACAAGAGACTGTTTTGTCCCACGCGTTTCTCTTTTATTTTCAAGCTCTTAAGCTCTGTCCCGCTGTCCCGGCACTTAGGCTTGCGGGACACCGGGACAACGTCAAGATTCGTCGCGAAACGCAAATAAATTAGCGGCAGGAAGGATTACTAGTAAGTACACTCACGGAGAGACTCACGTGGTTGTTTCCGGCTCCCTTAGAACGAGGTGGTTAGCCTCTTCGAGCCCGATTGGTCAGCTCAGCAGAGAATCCAAGACTCGCAGATTTTCCTTTCGGGATGCTTAGCGACTTCCATTCGGCACCGCGAAAATGTTTTGCCAGCAGGATGATTTGACCAACGTGTTCGGCATAGTGCGTCATTTGACGGCTGATCGCTTCGAGAACCGTGTGCTCCTGTCCCCGAATTGTGACTTTTCGGTCGAGGTCTGCGGCAGTGAGCGGTTCAATCGCTGCGAAGACCAGATTCCATCCCTGATTCCACCAGAGCAACACTTGCTCGGGCGTGGTGGAAGAGTCCAGTAAGAACTCGCTGTCGCGATCGCGATTCGGCTTCTCGCCATCGCTGGTGAGGAAGTTGGTCCAGCGCGAGCGCATGTTTCCCGCCATGTGCTTCACGATGATCGCAATCGAATTCGCTTCTGGATCGATAAGTCGAAACCAATCTTCGGAGCGTAGCTGCGAGAAGGCGGTTTCGGTGCGGGTTTTGTAGCCACGGAAGGTTCGGAGTGCTTCCGTGAGGAAGGCGGATTTGGTGTCGGGCATGAGTGGTTGCTCCGAGGAAAGTCTAGAAGTGGTAGCGAAAAGCCCGGCCGAGGGCGGCCGGAACCACGTAAGCACTTCAGTTCGATTCTATCTAAAGCGAAAGAGCCTCCATTCGTGGAGGCTCTTTAACTTGACTACTGAGAACTGATCACTTCATCAAATCGAGCTCATATTCGACAGGAACTCGCTGTTGGCTCGAGTTTTGCCGAGTTTATCGATGAGCAGTTCCATGGCTTCCACAGGTGATAGCGGGTTTAGCACTTTGCGCAGTACCCAGATGCGTGCCAGATCATCCTTGGGAATGAGCAGCTCTTCTTTACGCGTACCGGACCGTTGAATATCAATCGCCGGGAATACGCGCTTGTCGACCAGCTTGCGGTCGAGGATGATTTCCATGTTGCCCGTGCCCTTGAATTCTTCAAAGATTACGTCGTCCATGCGCGATCCGGTTTCGACTAGCGCGGTGGCGATAATCGTCAGCGATCCGCCTTCTTCGATATTGCGGGCTGCGCCGAAGAAGCGCTTCGGACGTTGCAACGCGTTGGAGTCCACGCCGCCCGAGAGCACTTTTCCCGAAGGGGGAACGATGGTGTTGTACGCGCGTGCTAGTCGCGTGATGGAATCGAGCAAGATCACAACGTCGCGTTTATGCTCGACCAGGCGCTTTGCCTTTTCGATCACCATCTCGGCTACTTGCACGTGGCGCGCGGCCGGTTCGTCGAAGGTCGAAGAGATGACTTCGCCTTTTACCGAACGCTGCATGTCTGTGACTTCTTCCGGACGCTCGTCGATCAGCAGCACAATCAACACAACTTCGGGATGATTCGTGGTGACCGAGTTTGCGATCGCCTGCAGCAGCATCGTCTTGCCGGTGCGTGGAGGAGCGACGATCAGTCCGCGCTGTCCTTTGCCGACGGGAGTGAGCAGATCCATCACGCGCGCGCTGATGTTCTCGCGCACGGTCTCCTGCTTGATGCGCTCTTGCGGATAAAGCGGCGTCAGGTTGTCGAAGAGGATCTTGTTGCGGGCTTCGTCGGGCGACTCAAAGTTGACGGCCTCGATCTTTACCAGAGCGAAGTACTTCTCGCCTTCGTGCGGCGGACGAACCTGGCCGCTTACCGTGTCGCCGGTTTTGAGGTCAAATTTGCGTATCTGCGATGGAGAAACGTAGATGTCATCCGGACCGGGCAGGTAGTTGTAGTCGGGAGAGCGAAGGAATCCGTAGCCGTCAGGCAGGATTTCGAGGACGCCTTCTGCGAAGATGTGTCCTTCTTTTTCGCTCTGTGCTTGCAGGATCTTGAAGATAAGGTCCTGCTTGCGGAGACCGCTGGCGCCCGGGAGTTCCAGGGAGCGCGCGATGCGGGTTAGTTCTGTGATGTTCTTTTCTTTCAGTTCAGCGATGGTCATGATCACCTACGGGAGTTTTGCAAAGGGAGGTAACTGGGAAAAATTCGAGAAAAACTTCTGAAAACCTGCGAAGGATCCTGGGGGAAAGTTCGCCGCGCGGGCGCGCGGCGGAGGCTGCTTAAGCAGCCCGCCGCTGCGGCTCGAACGCTTCTTCAGTCGAACCCATTACTCGATCTGGGTTGTTTGCCCTGCCAACACGGCTCAGGACGTCATTCATCGTTTCCTGAACTCGGGTGTTGGGCTTGTGAAACTTGCGAGTGGCCTTCGAAGCCACCTGACAAAGGAGGTAACGGTTCTGCACCGTACCGAGAGCATCATAAATCAAATCAGAGCGCATAGTATTAGGTTTTTCCTTTCTCTTTTAAAATCTTTAGGATACATCGCCTTCTTACCACCCTCGCAATGTCCTACAGGAACCCAGGTAAGCAGTTGCTTACCGATTAGACGGCACAAAGGCCCAAAAAGTCGCGGATCTTACTTGTATTGACTGCGTGCAGCGGATTTTTCTTCCGGGGGAGAAACTCTAGCGCGCGATAGGAGATGCCAAACCAGCTTGTAGAGTTGCTCAGATCTAGCCAGGATCGTTGAAATCCTGTGCGAGAAGCCGTAGGGTAACCCCTCAAATAGCACCGGTCAAGGAAAATATTAGGGCGTGTAAGCGCCTGAAACCAGGGCGTAAACACCTAGTCATGCGGGCTTTCCTGCGCTCTTGACGCACGTTTATCCCTCATTTCGCGGCTCCAAGTTGCAGGTCTGGGGCGTTCCGTGACCGCAATCAGGGCTCGCTTGCGCCCATCCAACCGCGCCCCGCAGGCTCGATGGCTCCCCTTAAACGGGTTCAAAACGCGCCCCCTAGCACGTCTTTGTCACCCTTCACCCGCCATTTTCAGGGCTTCCAGAACAGTTTTGCGGCACTTCAAGCGCTGAATTGAGCACATACGAGCCGCTTTTGGGGACTCCGCGCGTCGAATTTGACGTCGCTATTGCCGAATTGCGCGGCGCTAAGGAACTAATTGCGGCGCGCTTTTGCCTGTAACCTTTACCGCCATGCTCGGTTTTCATCTCCGAAAGGGACGGATGTTCAGCCGGCGAGCTGAAGAGCAAGCCATGGCAACGGCG
Above is a window of Terriglobales bacterium DNA encoding:
- a CDS encoding contact-dependent growth inhibition system immunity protein — translated: MRTSGRSKIDPTDYSALSNFLRGYLHEDSALEYDSLLAAARAFRRDADERETAIVRSELDRLLQITRALPDSELIRILENDLGSRRHFHSRKEVEQLRDALK
- a CDS encoding RNase A-like domain-containing protein, coding for MVLTQIDLRLTMAVVKRATKTRLAGITVLLIGYAGFRLVSGNHEPVVPARQPVERVSLDASNRHDLTRDEGRGGHTLQRHVGKTDAELRERVQSEDVSAASSYTDRATAEMAVAAAIRENTEKIDRWLQRPGGHSNLVLDYDSNSPIGRSVRRGETQSFPCSHAVAVLKFVSASDYYVLTSYPDCWKPA
- a CDS encoding YihY/virulence factor BrkB family protein produces the protein MYLLRVWRAFLKAFKDVDQHHLLAFAGSLAYYFFMSLIPFLIFLASLLVYIPIPGLFDYILGGLSHMFPPDSMAMVRKVLADLINTNRKSFLSFGIIGTIWSASGGFSAMIEALNVAYDVQEGRPFWKTRSLALLLTIIVGALVTILLFAMFFGPQWGGALAAKLHLSPLFTASWFYFRWVLAALCALLSVEVIYYLAPNVEQRHFPQTIPGSVMAVLLWVGASYALGFYLQHFAQLSKSYGTLGAVVGLLLWLYVSSAAILIGAEVNAELARAVGKEPPVKEAVEPGKEEIPQIRRAS
- a CDS encoding DUF1572 family protein; translated protein: MPDTKSAFLTEALRTFRGYKTRTETAFSQLRSEDWFRLIDPEANSIAIIVKHMAGNMRSRWTNFLTSDGEKPNRDRDSEFLLDSSTTPEQVLLWWNQGWNLVFAAIEPLTAADLDRKVTIRGQEHTVLEAISRQMTHYAEHVGQIILLAKHFRGAEWKSLSIPKGKSASLGFSAELTNRARRG
- the rho gene encoding transcription termination factor Rho, with the protein product MTIAELKEKNITELTRIARSLELPGASGLRKQDLIFKILQAQSEKEGHIFAEGVLEILPDGYGFLRSPDYNYLPGPDDIYVSPSQIRKFDLKTGDTVSGQVRPPHEGEKYFALVKIEAVNFESPDEARNKILFDNLTPLYPQERIKQETVRENISARVMDLLTPVGKGQRGLIVAPPRTGKTMLLQAIANSVTTNHPEVVLIVLLIDERPEEVTDMQRSVKGEVISSTFDEPAARHVQVAEMVIEKAKRLVEHKRDVVILLDSITRLARAYNTIVPPSGKVLSGGVDSNALQRPKRFFGAARNIEEGGSLTIIATALVETGSRMDDVIFEEFKGTGNMEIILDRKLVDKRVFPAIDIQRSGTRKEELLIPKDDLARIWVLRKVLNPLSPVEAMELLIDKLGKTRANSEFLSNMSSI